The Streptomyces racemochromogenes DNA segment AGGTGCCGGAGCCGGGTCCCTCTCAGGTTGTACGGCCGGGCCGCGCCCCACCTCCTGAAGGTGGAGGACGCGGCCGGCCACCGGGACCGCAGTCAGAGCCCGGCTCCCAGGACCAGGCCGGAGGTCGGCACCCCCGTACCGGCGGTGACCAGGATGTTCTCCGCCCCGGGGAGTTGGTTGACGGAGGTGCCGCGAACCTGGCGGACGGCTTCGGCGATGCCGTTCATGCCGTGCAGGTAGGCCTCCCCGAGCTGTCCCCCGTGGGTGTTGAGGGGGAGCGTCCCGGCCGCCGTGAAGTCCGCGGCCTCCCCGGGGCCGCAGAAGCCGAACGCCTCCAGCTGCATGAGGACGAAGGGGGTGAAGTGGTCGTAGAGGATGCCCACGTCGATGTCCGCGGGCCGCAGTCCGCTGGTGCGCCATAGCTGGCGGGCGACCACGTCCATCTCGGGGAGGCCGGTCAGGTCGTCCCGGTAGAAGGAGGTCATCCCCTCCTGGCGGCGGCCGGCGCCCTGTGCGGCGGCGGTGATCACGGCGGGCTTCTGCCGCAGGTCCCGGGCCCGCTCGGCGGTGGTGACGACGAGGGCCTGACCGCCGTCGGTCTCCTGGCAGCAGTCCAGCAGCCGCAGCGGCTCGACGATCCAGCGCGAGGCCGCGTGGTCGGCGAGGGTGATGGGCTTGCCGTGGAAGTAGGCGGCGGGGTTGTTCGCGGCGTGCCTGCGGCCGGTGACGGCGACGTGGCCGAAGGCCTCCGGGGTCAGGTTGTAGGTGTGCAGGTAGCGCTGGGCGGCCATGGCCACCCAGGACGCGGGGGTGAGCAGCCCCCAGGGCAGGGACCAGCCGAGGGCGGCGCCCTCCGCGGAGGCTTCGCGCTGCTGCACCCCGGACCCGAAGCGGCGGCCGGAGCGTTCGTTGAAGGCGCGGTAGCAGACCACGACCTCGGCCACCCCGGTGGCGACGGCGAGAGCGGCCTGCTGGACGGTGGCGCAGGCCGCGCCGCCGCCGTAGTGGATGCGGGAGAAGAAGGACAGCTCCCCGATGCCGGCCGCCTGGGCGACGGTGATCTCGGGGCTGGTGTCCATGGTGAAGGTGACCATGCCGTCGACGTCGGCGGGGGTGAGCCCGGCGTCGTCGAGGGCCGCGTGCACGGCCTCGACGGCGAGCTTCAGCTCGCTGCGGCCGGAGTCCTTGGAGAACTCGGTCGCGCCGATGCCGGCGATGGCGGCCCGGCCGCCCAGTCCGTCGCGGGTGCGGACGCTCATGCGGCGGCCCCCAGGGTGACGGTCACGGTGCCCGTGACGTGGTGGCCGATGCGGTTGGCCCCGACGACCCTGATCTGCGCGGTGTCCCCGTCGACGGCGGTGACCTTACCCGTGAGGGTCATCGTGTCGCCCGGGTAGTTCGGGGCGCCGAGCCGGATCGCGACCTTGCGCAGGACCGCGCGCGGGCCCAGGTGGTCGGTGATGTAGCGGCCGACCAGGCCGTTGGTGGTCAGGATGTTCATGAAGACGTCCGGGGAGCCCTTCGCGCGGGCGAGCTCCGCGTCGTGGTGCACGTCCTGGTAGTCGCGGGAGGCGATGGCCCCCGCCACGATCAGGGTGCGGGTCACCGGGATCTCCAGCGGCGGCAGCGCGTCGCCGACGTTCATGCGTGTTCCCCCTCGGACATCAGGTCTTCCCCTTCGGACAGGGGGCCCTCCCCCTCGGATATGAGGGCGCCCAGTTCGGCCAGCAGCTCGCTGCCGCAGCCCAGGTAGGCGTCCAGCTGGCGGCCCCACAGGAAGTGCCGGTGGACGGGGTGGTCCAGGTCGGCGCCCATCCCGCCGTGCAGGTGCTGGCCCGCGTGGACGACCCGCTTGCCCGCCTCGGAGGCCCACCAGGCCGCCGTGAGCGCGTGCTCGCGGGCCGGGAGTCCTTCGTCGACGCGCCAGGCCGCCTCGTACGCGGTGACCCGGATCGCCTCCGTGTCCATGTACGCGTCGGCCGCACGGAGCATGACGGCCTGGTTCGTGGACAGCGGCCGGCCGAACTGCTCGCGGGCCGAGGTGTGCTCCACGGCCCGGGCCAGCGATCCCGCGCAGACCCCCGCCTGGAGTCCCGCGAAGGCGGTGCGGGCGGCGCCGAGCACCTGGTCGTAGGCCTCCGGGCCGCCGAGCCGCTCCCCCCTGGACCCGTCCAGGGTGAGGCTCCCCGACGCCCAGGGCGCGGTGGTCTCCACCGGCCGGACGGTCGCCCCGGGCGCGTCGGTCCGTACGAGCCACAGGGTCCGGCCGGTGTCGGGGAGCAGCACGTGCGTGGCGTCGCGCAGCCAGGGCACGGCGGGGGCGTTGCCGGTGAGGAGGCCGCCGGGAGTGGCGGTGAACCGGCCGCGCTCGGGGAAGGCTCCGGTGGCCACGGCCTCGCCGGAGCCGAGGGCGGGCAGCAGCCGGCCCCGCTGCTCGGGGCTGCCGTGCGCGGCCACCGGCAGGACGCCGTACGCGCAGGTGGCGGCGTACGGGACCTGCGCGGTGGTGCGGCCCTGCTCCTCCAGCAGCAGGACCAGGCCGAGCAGGCCGACGTCCTCGACGGCGGAGATCAGTCCGGCGGAGGTCAGGGCCTTCCAGAGTTCGGCGTCACTCGCCGTGCCGGCGGCGGCGAGCCGTTCGTGGGTGGCGAGGTCGCGGAAGATCCGCGCGGCGAGGCCGGCCGCGGCGGCCTGTTCCTCGGTGGGGTGGAAGTCCACCTCAGCCCGCCTCCCCTCGGAAGACGGGCAGTTCGAGGGTGTCGTCGACGCGCAGGAACTCCAGCCGGACGGGCATGCCGATGCGGACCTTGTCGTAGGGGACCCCGGTGATGTTGCTGATGATCCGGACGCCCTCGGCCAGCTCGACCAGGGCCACCGCGTACGGGGGGTCGAAGGCAGGGAAGGGCGGGTGGTGCATGACGACGTACGAGAAGACCGTGCCGGCGCCGTTCGCCTCGACGGTGTCCCAGTCGGGGCAGGAGCAGGCGTTGCATCCGGGCAGCCAGGGGAAGCGCAGGGTCGCGCAGGCGGTGCAGCGCTGGATCAGCAGCCTGTGCTCGCGGACCCCGTCCCAGAAGCCCTGGTTGTCACGGTTGATCACGGGTCGCGGCCGGGGCGGGGCGGCCGGGCGGCTCTCGGGCCGGGCGGCGGGGGCGTATTTGAGGATGCGGAAGCGGTGGGTCCCGGCGAGTTCGCCGTTCGCCCGGACGTCCATGCGGGTGGTGACGAAGTGGCCGGTGCCCAGCTTGGTCGTCTTGCGCGGCGAGACCGACTCGATCACGGCGTCGAAGCTCACTTCGTCGCCCGGGCGCAGCGGGCGCAGGTACTCCTGTTCGCAGTCGGTGGCGACCACGGAGGTGCAGCCGGCGCCGTCGAGGAGCTCGAACAGCTCGTCGTAGGCGGAGGAGCGGTCGGTGTGGCCGGAGAGGCCGCCCATCGTCCAGGCCTGGAGCATGGTGGGCGGGGCGATGGCGTCGGGTCCGGTGTAGGCGGGGTTGGTGTCGCCCATCGCCTCGCACCAGTGGCGGATCATCGGCTCGTTGACCGCGTCCTTGGCCCGGCCCTCGGTGGCGGCGGGCCGCCCCTCGAAGGCCTTGAGCCTCTCGTGGAACGGGTCGCTCTCCCCGGCGGTCATCGCTTCCTCCCCTTCATTCCGAGCCGCATCATGGCGACGATCTCGCGTTGGACCTCGCTGACTCCGCCGCCGAAGGTGTTGATCTGGGCGGCCCGGTTCATCCGTTCCAGCTCGCCGCCGGCGAAGGCGTCCGGACCGCGTACGAGGGCCTCCTCGCCCACCGCCTCCTGGCAGATCCGGTAGACCTCGACGGTGGATTCGGTGCCGAGGAACTTCACTCCGCTGGCGTCGCCGGGGGCCAGGGTGCCCGCTCCCACGTCCTGGACGAGGCGCCAGTTGAGGAGGCGTACGGCGGCCAGCCGGGCGTGGGCCTCGGCGAGCCGGGAGCGCACCCAGGGGCGGTCGGCGGGGCGGTCGCCGGTGGCGGGGTCGGGGGTGCGGGCGTGGCGCAGGGCGCGCTCGTAGAAGTCCTCGGCCTGCATGCCGATGGCGGCGAGGGCGACGCGTTCGTGGTTGAGCTGGTTGGTGATCAGGCCCCAGCCGCCGTGTTCGGGGCCGACGAGGTTGCCCTCCGGGACCCTGATGGAGTCGTAGTACGTCGCGGTGGTGGTGAGGCCCCCGACGGTTTCGATCGGTGTCCAGGCGAAGCCGGGGCTGTCGGTGGGCACCAGGATGATCGAGATGCCCTCGTGCTTGGGCGCCCCCGGGTCGGTGCGGCAGGCCAGCCAGATCCAGTCGGCGTTCTGGGCGTTCGAGGTGAAGACCTTCTGTCCGTCGATCACCCAGTCGCCGCCCTCGCGGACGGCCTTGGTGCGCAGCGAGGCCAGGTCGGTTCCGGCTTCGGGTTCCGAGTAGCCGATGGCGAAGACGATCTCGCCGCGGAGGATCCGGGGGAGGAACCAGTCCTTCTGGTGCTGGGTGCCGTACTTCATGAGGGTGGGGCCGACCGTGTTGAGGGTGACCATGGAGACGGGGGCGCCGGCCCGGTAGGCCTCGTCGAAGAAGACGAACTGTTCGTCGGGGCCGCGGCCCTGGCCGCCGTACTCGACGGGCCAGCCGAGGCCGAGCAGGCCGTCGGCGCCGATCCGGCGCAGCAGGGCGCGCTGGGCGTCCGGGTCTTCGGGGACCCCGTCGGGGAGCAGGTCGCGGAAGTACTCGCGCAGTTCGGCGCGCAGTCGCGCCTGGCCTTCGGACGGGGCGAGGTGCACGGCGCTGGCCTCCCGGCATCGCGGCGGACGAGTAAAACTGACTGTCCGTCAGATTCGCCGTGGATGTCAAGGTCGGGAGGGAGGGAGGGCAGCCGGACATGCGGAAGGGCGCCCGCGCGACCGGACCCCAGCCGGTCCGGTCGTACGGGCGCCCTCAGCGGTCAAGCGGCTCCGGGAGGGCCGCCTACCACCACGGGAAGAAGTTCACCGCGACAGCGGAGTTGGCCTGGTGGATCGCCGTGTACGCGGAGCCGTTGACCTGCGCGGTGTTGTTCTGGTTCGACGCTCCGGAGCCGGTGGCCACCTGCTGCGAGGTGGAGGAGTTTCCGCTGTTGCCGCCGCCCACACCGCTGCCCACGATGCTCGCGACGCTCGCATTCGATCCGTCGTTCGCGAAGGAGCCGTTGTCGGCCGCGGCCACCCCTCCGAAGAAGGCGGCGGCGAGGGGGAGCGAGGCGACGGCGGCGATGACGCGGGCGGTACGGATGCTTGCCATGTCTGATTTTCCTCCATGAAACCGAAGTCGGGTGTATTCCAAGGCAGTTGGCCGACCGCCTCGGTCGTTCGTGCTGCTGACGACGTCGCGAGACCAGAGTTGCCCACCGAATCCCCGGCGAACCACCCCGCAGCCTGCTATTCCCCCGCAAGCATGACCAACTACGGATAAACCCCGTTCGCGCCCCTTCCGCCCCACGCGGCGCACCCGCAACGCGCAGAACCCCGCGCACGCAAGAGGCGAATCGTTCCGTCAAACCGGCCCGCCCCGGACATGCCGAAAAGGGCCGCACTGTCCGGGAACCCCACCGTCTCCCGGCCCTGCGGCCCTGCCGTACCAAGCTTCACGCCCCCCGCGCGCCCCGGACGAACGCCGGTGCGACCCCCTGTGCCCCATCCCCGGGGGCACTGCGCGGCGCGCCTGCGCCGCATCCTTCCGTTCCTGACGCTGCTGGTCGCGCCCCCGCTAAGCGGCGAGGTCGAGCCGGCCCCGATCCGCACGGGAGGCGCGGGCGGCCTCGGAACCGTGTGCCGCGGCAGGAGCGAGGAGCGCATCGGAGGCGGCGAGCCCGTCGCGGACGGCGAACGCATCGGGGACGACGCACGCATCAGGGGCGGCGAACGCATCAGGGGCCAGGGCCGCGGCGGTGGTCGATCGCCGGACGGACGGGGCCTTGCCGTGGGCCTCGGCCCGGATCCGCTGCTTGATCGTCGGCGGGAGCGAACCGCCCCGCATCACCGCCCGCCAGGTCCGCCGCGCCACCACGGCCGGACGACGGCGCACCGCCGGCGCCACCGGAGCGGCGACCGCCTCACCCGCGGCCGCCGGGGCCGCCTTCCCACCGAGGCCGAGGGCGGCCAGGAGCGCCACGAGCGCGGCGAGGACGCTGGTCCAGATCGAGGTGAAGCTGCGGTGGGTCATGACGAGCCCCTCATTTCGCGATGTTCCGACGGGCGGATCTGCATACATTCGTCATGATGTGGCCGCAACCGCACGACCCCCGCCACGCGCGCCGATCTTCTGACAAACACCACCCGGAAGGCCCAGCCCCCTTGCCGCCGGCCCCGGGGACACCGGCCGGGCGCCCCGGACACACGAAGAAGGGGCGCCCCGCGATCGGGGCGCCCCTTCTGGTCAGCGCGTGCGCTGAGGTGTGGCGGTGGGTGTGGGATTTGAACCCACGGTGACTCGCGCCACGACGGTTTTCAAGACCGTTCCCTTAGGCCGCTCGGGCAACCCACCTGGCCGGTACAGAGTACCGGGATGTCGGGGTGGGTGGGGTGGGAGTTGCGGTCGGGCGGGTCAGGAGGTCTGGGCCTTGTCGTAGGCGGCCTTGGCCTCGTTGCCGAAGTACGGGCCGAACATCGTGTTGGGCAGGAAGTTGTAGCCGAAGCTGTTCACCGAGACCTGGGTGCCCAGGCCCGTGGACTCGTTGAAGTCCTGGAACCAGGGGCCGCCACTGGAGCCGCCCGTCATGTTGCAGGCCATGCTGTGGTCCTTGGTCAGCAGGAAGTCCTTGCCCGTGTTGGCGCTGCAGTAGACGAGCTTGGTGCCGTCGTACGGAGCCGCCGCCGGGAAGCCGAAGGAGTACATGCGCTTGTTGTAGCCGCCGTTGAAGAGGATCCCCTGCGCGCCGACGGCCTGGCTGAGCTTCTGGCCGTTCAGCGGGGCGACGACGGCGAGGCCCACGTCCATGTTCATGTCCTCGCTGGCCGCCCACTGGTCGGTGGCGAAGGTCTTGACCGCCGACCACTGGCCGTACGGGGCGTTGCCGTTGGCGTACGCCGGCACGAAGATCCAGTTGGTGTGCCAGGCGCCCTGGTACTTCACGCAGTGGCCGGCCGTGATGACCGTGCTGCCGTTCTGGCTGGTGACCGAGTCGCCCGAGCAGGAGGCCGTACGGCCCTGGAAGGTGAAGAACACCCGGCCGGAGGTCCTCACCACCGCCCCGCCGCCCGTCCAGGCGCCGCCCGCCTGCGGGAACGCCATGACGGACGAGGGGGAGGTCGGGGGCACCCGGGTGGGGAGGGCCGCCTTCACCGGCGCCGTACGCGCGCCGCCGGGAGCCGCCTCCAGGTCGAGCGGGGTGGCCTGACGCATCCGCTCGGCGGTCCAGAAGCCGGGGGTCTGCCCGGGCCGGAACGAGGAGGGCGGCTCGGCCGCCGCCGAAGGGGCGGCCGCCGTCAGGGCCCCCGCGAGCAGGGCGCCCGCTGCCAGGAGGACGGACAACGCCGTGCGATGACGATTCACGCAGGACTCCTTCTGCCGTGCCCGTGGCCGGAGTGACCCGGGCAGGGGTGGG contains these protein-coding regions:
- a CDS encoding DUF6344 domain-containing protein — its product is MTHRSFTSIWTSVLAALVALLAALGLGGKAAPAAAGEAVAAPVAPAVRRRPAVVARRTWRAVMRGGSLPPTIKQRIRAEAHGKAPSVRRSTTAAALAPDAFAAPDACVVPDAFAVRDGLAASDALLAPAAAHGSEAARASRADRGRLDLAA
- a CDS encoding acyl-CoA dehydrogenase family protein; this encodes MHLAPSEGQARLRAELREYFRDLLPDGVPEDPDAQRALLRRIGADGLLGLGWPVEYGGQGRGPDEQFVFFDEAYRAGAPVSMVTLNTVGPTLMKYGTQHQKDWFLPRILRGEIVFAIGYSEPEAGTDLASLRTKAVREGGDWVIDGQKVFTSNAQNADWIWLACRTDPGAPKHEGISIILVPTDSPGFAWTPIETVGGLTTTATYYDSIRVPEGNLVGPEHGGWGLITNQLNHERVALAAIGMQAEDFYERALRHARTPDPATGDRPADRPWVRSRLAEAHARLAAVRLLNWRLVQDVGAGTLAPGDASGVKFLGTESTVEVYRICQEAVGEEALVRGPDAFAGGELERMNRAAQINTFGGGVSEVQREIVAMMRLGMKGRKR
- a CDS encoding bifunctional MaoC family dehydratase N-terminal/OB-fold nucleic acid binding domain-containing protein → MTAGESDPFHERLKAFEGRPAATEGRAKDAVNEPMIRHWCEAMGDTNPAYTGPDAIAPPTMLQAWTMGGLSGHTDRSSAYDELFELLDGAGCTSVVATDCEQEYLRPLRPGDEVSFDAVIESVSPRKTTKLGTGHFVTTRMDVRANGELAGTHRFRILKYAPAARPESRPAAPPRPRPVINRDNQGFWDGVREHRLLIQRCTACATLRFPWLPGCNACSCPDWDTVEANGAGTVFSYVVMHHPPFPAFDPPYAVALVELAEGVRIISNITGVPYDKVRIGMPVRLEFLRVDDTLELPVFRGEAG
- a CDS encoding peptidase, translated to MNRHRTALSVLLAAGALLAGALTAAAPSAAAEPPSSFRPGQTPGFWTAERMRQATPLDLEAAPGGARTAPVKAALPTRVPPTSPSSVMAFPQAGGAWTGGGAVVRTSGRVFFTFQGRTASCSGDSVTSQNGSTVITAGHCVKYQGAWHTNWIFVPAYANGNAPYGQWSAVKTFATDQWAASEDMNMDVGLAVVAPLNGQKLSQAVGAQGILFNGGYNKRMYSFGFPAAAPYDGTKLVYCSANTGKDFLLTKDHSMACNMTGGSSGGPWFQDFNESTGLGTQVSVNSFGYNFLPNTMFGPYFGNEAKAAYDKAQTS
- a CDS encoding MaoC family dehydratase; its protein translation is MNVGDALPPLEIPVTRTLIVAGAIASRDYQDVHHDAELARAKGSPDVFMNILTTNGLVGRYITDHLGPRAVLRKVAIRLGAPNYPGDTMTLTGKVTAVDGDTAQIRVVGANRIGHHVTGTVTVTLGAAA
- a CDS encoding lipid-transfer protein, which encodes MSVRTRDGLGGRAAIAGIGATEFSKDSGRSELKLAVEAVHAALDDAGLTPADVDGMVTFTMDTSPEITVAQAAGIGELSFFSRIHYGGGAACATVQQAALAVATGVAEVVVCYRAFNERSGRRFGSGVQQREASAEGAALGWSLPWGLLTPASWVAMAAQRYLHTYNLTPEAFGHVAVTGRRHAANNPAAYFHGKPITLADHAASRWIVEPLRLLDCCQETDGGQALVVTTAERARDLRQKPAVITAAAQGAGRRQEGMTSFYRDDLTGLPEMDVVARQLWRTSGLRPADIDVGILYDHFTPFVLMQLEAFGFCGPGEAADFTAAGTLPLNTHGGQLGEAYLHGMNGIAEAVRQVRGTSVNQLPGAENILVTAGTGVPTSGLVLGAGL
- a CDS encoding acyl-CoA dehydrogenase family protein, which codes for MDFHPTEEQAAAAGLAARIFRDLATHERLAAAGTASDAELWKALTSAGLISAVEDVGLLGLVLLLEEQGRTTAQVPYAATCAYGVLPVAAHGSPEQRGRLLPALGSGEAVATGAFPERGRFTATPGGLLTGNAPAVPWLRDATHVLLPDTGRTLWLVRTDAPGATVRPVETTAPWASGSLTLDGSRGERLGGPEAYDQVLGAARTAFAGLQAGVCAGSLARAVEHTSAREQFGRPLSTNQAVMLRAADAYMDTEAIRVTAYEAAWRVDEGLPAREHALTAAWWASEAGKRVVHAGQHLHGGMGADLDHPVHRHFLWGRQLDAYLGCGSELLAELGALISEGEGPLSEGEDLMSEGEHA